The following are encoded together in the Thermomonas brevis genome:
- the trxA gene encoding thioredoxin, with the protein MTDTAHPHVFDATAARFEEEVIRKSLETPVLVDFWATWCAPCKTLGPILEKLAAEYHGAFAVAKVDVDKEQELAAAFQIRSVPTMVLFKDGQMLGAIPGALPEGQLREMLAQVGIEPAAAPAEESVPEAAAPVDPHEDVMRLRKAIEAEPDKDELKLDLALALLQTGAAVEAEQLLDRLPANLATDDRTIKARARLGFAALLKDAPPAETLEAAIAADPGDLRARHLLGVRQLVAGDAEAGLAQFIEMLRRDRSYGDGLARKSLIDAFRVVEDEDLVGRVRRQMSALLLV; encoded by the coding sequence ATGACCGACACCGCCCACCCCCACGTGTTCGACGCCACCGCCGCCCGCTTCGAGGAGGAGGTGATCCGCAAGTCGCTGGAGACGCCCGTGCTGGTGGACTTCTGGGCCACCTGGTGCGCGCCGTGCAAGACGCTGGGGCCGATCTTGGAGAAGCTCGCCGCCGAGTACCACGGCGCGTTCGCGGTCGCCAAGGTCGACGTGGACAAGGAGCAGGAGCTGGCCGCCGCGTTCCAGATCCGCTCGGTGCCGACGATGGTGCTGTTCAAGGACGGCCAGATGCTGGGCGCGATTCCCGGCGCGCTGCCGGAAGGCCAGCTGCGCGAGATGCTGGCGCAGGTGGGCATCGAGCCCGCCGCCGCGCCTGCGGAAGAGTCCGTGCCCGAAGCCGCCGCGCCGGTCGATCCGCACGAGGACGTGATGCGCCTGCGCAAGGCCATCGAGGCCGAGCCGGACAAGGACGAGCTGAAGCTCGACCTGGCGCTGGCGCTGCTGCAGACCGGCGCCGCGGTCGAGGCCGAACAGCTGCTGGACAGGCTGCCGGCCAACCTCGCCACCGACGACCGCACGATCAAGGCGCGCGCGCGGCTCGGCTTCGCCGCCCTGCTCAAGGACGCGCCGCCGGCCGAAACGCTGGAAGCCGCCATCGCCGCCGATCCGGGCGACCTGCGCGCGCGCCACCTGCTCGGCGTGCGCCAGCTGGTGGCCGGCGACGCCGAGGCCGGGCTGGCGCAGTTCATCGAGATGCTGCGCCGCGACCGCAGCTACGGCGACGGGCTGGCGCGCAAGTCGCTGATCGACGCGTTCCGCGTGGTCGAGGACGAAGACCTGGTGGGCCGCGTGCGCCGGCAGATGTCGGCGCTGCTGCTGGTCTGA
- a CDS encoding DUF4442 domain-containing protein, whose protein sequence is MRAGLFRHGINLWPPFLFAGIHLAELSDDYRHARVELRMRPWNRNYVGTHFGGSLFAMTDPFWMLMVLHHLGRDHYVWDKAGEIEFVKPGRGVVQTAFALDDGVLDGLRAEAADGGKVLRWFDNAVVDAQGEVVARVRKQLYVRRKPER, encoded by the coding sequence GTGCGGGCCGGCCTGTTCCGCCACGGGATCAACCTGTGGCCGCCGTTCCTGTTCGCCGGCATCCACCTCGCCGAACTGTCGGACGATTACCGGCATGCGCGGGTCGAGCTGCGCATGCGGCCGTGGAACCGCAACTACGTCGGCACCCACTTCGGCGGCAGCCTGTTCGCGATGACCGACCCGTTCTGGATGCTGATGGTGCTGCACCACCTCGGGCGCGACCACTACGTCTGGGACAAGGCCGGCGAGATCGAGTTCGTGAAACCCGGCCGCGGCGTCGTGCAGACCGCCTTCGCGCTGGACGACGGCGTGCTGGACGGGCTGCGCGCCGAGGCCGCGGACGGCGGCAAGGTGCTGCGCTGGTTCGACAACGCCGTCGTGGACGCGCAGGGCGAGGTGGTGGCGCGCGTGCGCAAGCAGCTCTACGTGCGCCGCAAACCGGAACGCTGA
- a CDS encoding serine/threonine-protein kinase — translation MTDKTNPSIQGYRILRVIGQGGMSTVYLAEQESLGRKVALKVMLADVLADEVSRARFENEARTIARLEHPNIVGIFEVGRTSDGLPFYSMPYLSRGHLAQRRLAGDQPKVASILRSLLQALDYAHVRGVVHRDVKAENVLFDDADRPMLADFGIALRRGSNPRLTTAGLAVGSTAYMPPEQARGQDVDRRADLYSIGVLAWEMLVGRLPYNAGDALSMALRHVQEPIPRLPPALKQWQGFIDKAMAKRPEQRFASAQEMVDALDALERRSSRSFAAVEVPTAWMQEAPPASPRPRWLPLGAGAAVLAALGIGLAYVATRDDASPPPAPAVAATTTAPTPPAAPGYDEAQSLPGEAIVSGGSVAAYVANAEQQLRDGRLLAPRNANAWDSLDAAWRTNPTHPDTLRLTAALFDALNAASERALRAGDVAGARITFQRAQQLDERRGGTGASVALLRKRLADALDQRLTGLLAKPDTRPAAAALLADIAWLDLDPARERALRTRVGTLADNRTATAAATAPTAAVPIEIVAVTRADYARFASASGRAAAECGKGFLGRKLKWNNTGSDRKPVVCVSAADALAYAAWIGAQDGRHYRLPSAGELRAHPAPAAGWLTLCADRNCGTRMVSDRPKPLDASRGYDDIGLLLARAR, via the coding sequence GTGACGGACAAGACCAATCCCAGCATCCAGGGCTATCGCATCCTGCGGGTCATCGGCCAGGGCGGCATGTCCACGGTCTATCTGGCCGAGCAGGAATCGCTGGGCCGCAAGGTCGCGCTGAAGGTGATGCTGGCCGACGTGCTGGCCGACGAGGTGAGCCGCGCGCGCTTCGAGAACGAGGCGCGCACCATTGCCCGGCTCGAACATCCCAACATCGTCGGCATCTTCGAGGTCGGCCGCACGTCCGACGGCCTGCCCTTCTATTCGATGCCCTACCTGTCGCGCGGCCACCTGGCCCAGCGCCGGCTGGCCGGCGACCAGCCGAAGGTGGCGTCGATCCTGCGCAGCCTGCTGCAGGCGCTGGACTACGCGCACGTGCGCGGCGTGGTGCATCGCGACGTGAAGGCGGAGAACGTGCTGTTCGACGACGCCGACCGGCCGATGCTGGCCGACTTCGGCATCGCCCTGCGGCGCGGCAGCAACCCGCGCCTGACCACCGCCGGGCTGGCGGTGGGCAGCACCGCCTACATGCCGCCGGAGCAGGCGCGCGGGCAGGACGTGGACCGCCGCGCCGATCTCTACAGCATCGGCGTACTGGCCTGGGAAATGCTGGTCGGCCGGCTGCCGTACAACGCCGGCGATGCGCTGTCGATGGCGCTGCGGCACGTGCAGGAACCGATCCCGCGCCTGCCGCCGGCGCTGAAGCAGTGGCAGGGCTTCATCGACAAGGCAATGGCGAAGCGGCCGGAGCAGCGCTTCGCCAGCGCCCAGGAAATGGTGGATGCGCTGGACGCGCTGGAGCGCCGCAGCAGCCGTTCGTTCGCCGCGGTGGAAGTGCCGACGGCGTGGATGCAGGAAGCCCCGCCGGCGTCGCCGCGCCCGCGCTGGCTGCCGCTCGGCGCGGGCGCCGCCGTGCTGGCCGCGCTCGGCATCGGCCTTGCCTATGTCGCGACCCGCGACGATGCGTCGCCGCCACCCGCGCCCGCCGTTGCCGCCACCACCACGGCTCCGACGCCGCCCGCCGCGCCCGGCTACGACGAGGCGCAATCCCTTCCGGGCGAGGCGATCGTCAGCGGCGGCAGCGTGGCCGCCTACGTCGCCAACGCCGAGCAGCAGCTGCGCGACGGGCGCCTGCTGGCGCCGCGCAACGCCAACGCCTGGGACAGCCTGGACGCGGCGTGGCGCACCAACCCGACCCATCCCGACACCCTGCGCCTGACCGCTGCGCTGTTCGACGCGCTGAACGCCGCCTCGGAGCGCGCGCTGCGCGCGGGCGACGTCGCCGGCGCGCGCATCACCTTCCAGCGCGCGCAGCAGCTGGACGAACGGCGCGGCGGCACCGGCGCGTCCGTGGCGCTGCTGCGCAAGCGCTTGGCCGACGCGCTCGACCAGCGCCTGACCGGCCTGCTGGCGAAGCCGGACACCCGCCCTGCTGCTGCCGCGCTGCTCGCCGACATCGCCTGGCTGGACCTCGATCCCGCGCGCGAACGCGCCCTACGGACGCGGGTGGGAACGCTTGCCGACAACAGGACGGCCACCGCCGCGGCCACTGCGCCGACCGCGGCCGTGCCCATCGAAATCGTCGCCGTCACCCGTGCGGATTACGCTCGCTTCGCCAGCGCCAGCGGCCGCGCCGCCGCGGAATGCGGCAAGGGCTTCCTCGGCCGCAAGCTGAAGTGGAACAACACCGGCAGCGACCGCAAGCCGGTGGTCTGCGTGTCCGCCGCCGACGCGCTGGCCTACGCCGCCTGGATCGGCGCGCAGGACGGCCGCCACTACCGCCTGCCCAGCGCCGGCGAGCTGCGCGCGCATCCCGCGCCGGCCGCCGGCTGGCTGACGCTGTGCGCCGACCGCAACTGCGGCACCCGCATGGTCAGCGACCGGCCGAAGCCGCTGGACGCCTCACGCGGCTACGACGACATCGGCCTCCTGCTCGCGCGCGCCCGCTGA
- a CDS encoding methyl-accepting chemotaxis protein, translating into MIASPDVDAVDSVLPPPRRASGSLSRKELLEQPVTGVEIPFRDGELIVSCTDLRGIVTYVNEYFCEISGYGEAELIGRQHNVIRHPDMPAAAFADLWLRIQAGQPWMGLVKNRCKNGDHYWVDAHVTPILDQAGKVTGYMSVRRKPSRERVAEAERAYAQLRAGTLKNVAIRNGRVQPVPLAERLNPLWKLPLTARLYLFALFGPALAAALLLRAGGAGIADWALLCAGLGFALYSARWLSRDVVGRCDDARRALREIAGDVFTGGIDTSRSDEVGSILLGIKSMQIRLGFQVEDLRRERAMTREAMASATASILVADSNRKVVFANRAMLAMFGGAEAAIAQALPGFGAERVVGSSLEDLHPEPAQWRSRLGGLTAAHVETLALGAMTFDTTVTPVRNEQGKLLGYVAEWRDRTDELSIEREIGQLVTGAVRGELDRRIGEHGKQGFHLALARDLNAMLNGINAAFEGIRLVLQGLAQGDLTGRADAGLQGAFGGIAECVNDTMDRLADMVGQIQEAVGVIGMAAAEISSGNDDLSIRTEQQAISLEKTASSMHELASTVENNAASARNARVLAEGVTAIAGRGGEVVAGAVDTMQRITRASHRIEEIVGVIDGIAFQTNLLALNAAVEAARAGEQGRGFAVVAGEVRTLAQRSAASAKEIKALIEDSVQTVDQGARQVREAGGTIRELVAEVGKVSALVAEISAATDEQAMGVGVVNQTITQLDGATQQNAALVEEASATACAMAEQARSLNELVARFRLRDEASAGAREQEADVVVAA; encoded by the coding sequence ATGATCGCGTCTCCCGATGTCGATGCCGTGGACTCCGTCCTGCCTCCTCCGCGCCGCGCCAGCGGATCGCTGTCGCGGAAGGAACTGCTGGAACAGCCGGTGACCGGCGTGGAAATCCCGTTCCGCGACGGTGAGCTGATCGTCTCCTGCACCGACCTGCGCGGCATCGTCACCTACGTCAACGAATATTTCTGCGAGATCAGCGGCTACGGCGAGGCCGAGCTGATCGGGCGGCAGCACAACGTCATCCGCCATCCGGACATGCCGGCGGCGGCGTTCGCCGACCTGTGGCTGCGCATCCAGGCCGGGCAGCCGTGGATGGGGCTGGTCAAGAACCGCTGCAAGAACGGCGACCACTACTGGGTGGACGCGCACGTCACCCCGATCCTCGACCAGGCCGGCAAGGTCACCGGCTACATGTCGGTGCGGCGCAAGCCTTCGCGCGAGCGCGTGGCCGAAGCCGAGCGCGCCTACGCGCAGCTGCGCGCCGGCACACTGAAGAACGTGGCGATCCGCAACGGCCGCGTGCAACCGGTGCCGCTGGCCGAGCGGCTGAATCCGCTCTGGAAGCTGCCGCTGACCGCGCGCCTGTACCTGTTTGCCCTGTTCGGGCCCGCGCTGGCGGCGGCGCTGTTGCTGCGCGCAGGCGGTGCCGGCATCGCCGACTGGGCGCTGCTCTGCGCCGGGCTCGGCTTCGCCCTGTATTCGGCGCGCTGGCTGTCGCGCGACGTGGTCGGCCGCTGTGACGACGCCCGGCGCGCGCTGCGCGAGATCGCCGGCGACGTGTTCACCGGCGGCATCGACACCTCGCGCAGCGACGAGGTTGGCAGCATCCTGCTGGGCATCAAGTCGATGCAGATCCGGCTCGGCTTCCAGGTCGAGGACCTGCGCCGCGAGCGGGCGATGACCCGCGAGGCGATGGCCTCCGCGACCGCCAGCATCCTGGTCGCGGATTCGAACCGCAAGGTGGTGTTCGCCAACCGCGCCATGCTGGCGATGTTCGGCGGCGCGGAAGCCGCGATCGCGCAGGCGCTGCCGGGGTTCGGCGCCGAGCGCGTGGTGGGCTCCAGCCTGGAGGACCTGCACCCGGAGCCGGCGCAGTGGCGGAGCCGGCTGGGCGGCCTGACCGCCGCGCACGTCGAAACGCTGGCGCTGGGCGCGATGACGTTCGACACCACGGTCACGCCGGTGCGCAACGAGCAGGGCAAGCTGCTCGGCTACGTGGCCGAATGGCGGGACCGCACCGATGAACTGTCGATCGAGCGCGAAATCGGCCAGCTGGTGACCGGCGCGGTGCGCGGCGAGCTCGACCGCCGCATCGGCGAGCACGGCAAGCAGGGTTTCCACCTGGCGCTGGCGCGCGACCTCAACGCCATGCTCAACGGCATCAACGCGGCCTTCGAGGGCATCCGGCTGGTGTTGCAGGGACTGGCGCAGGGCGACCTGACCGGCCGCGCCGACGCGGGCCTGCAGGGCGCGTTCGGCGGCATTGCCGAATGCGTCAACGACACCATGGACCGGCTGGCGGACATGGTCGGCCAGATCCAGGAGGCGGTGGGCGTGATCGGCATGGCGGCGGCCGAGATTTCCAGCGGCAACGACGACCTGTCGATCCGCACCGAGCAACAGGCGATCAGCCTCGAAAAGACCGCTTCGTCGATGCACGAACTGGCCTCGACCGTGGAGAACAACGCGGCCAGCGCGCGCAACGCGCGGGTGCTGGCGGAAGGGGTGACGGCGATCGCCGGGCGCGGCGGCGAGGTGGTGGCGGGCGCGGTGGACACCATGCAGCGCATCACCCGCGCCTCGCACCGGATCGAGGAGATCGTCGGGGTGATCGACGGCATCGCCTTCCAGACCAATCTGCTCGCACTCAACGCGGCGGTGGAGGCGGCGCGCGCCGGCGAGCAGGGACGCGGCTTCGCGGTGGTGGCGGGCGAGGTGCGCACGCTGGCGCAGCGCTCGGCGGCGTCGGCGAAGGAGATCAAGGCGCTGATCGAGGATTCGGTGCAGACCGTCGACCAGGGCGCACGGCAGGTGCGCGAGGCCGGCGGCACGATCCGCGAACTGGTCGCCGAGGTCGGCAAGGTGTCCGCGCTGGTCGCGGAAATCAGCGCCGCCACGGACGAACAGGCGATGGGCGTGGGCGTGGTCAACCAGACCATCACCCAGCTCGACGGCGCGACCCAGCAGAACGCGGCGCTGGTGGAGGAGGCCAGCGCGACGGCGTGCGCGATGGCCGAGCAGGCGCGGTCGCTGAACGAGCTGGTGGCGCGCTTCCGGCTGCGCGACGAGGCGTCAGCGGGCGCGCGCGAGCAGGAGGCCGATGTCGTCGTAGCCGCGTGA
- a CDS encoding queuosine precursor transporter codes for MRQLDDRAVRLFVALAAFFCANAVLAEFIGVKIFALEGTLGIAPLHWNLLGQSGTLDFTAGTVIWPIVFIMTDTVNEYFGKRGVRMISWLAAGLVAYGFLFAYIAIHLAPATWWVGAAKEQGVPDYQAAFAAIFGQGMWITVGSLVAFLIGQLIDIHVFHHIRRRTGERHAWLRATGSTAVSQLVDSFVVLYIAFVIGPQHWPTSLFLAVGTLNYCYKMLAAIALIPLLYLARAGIHRYLGHDRAAQLREQAAGTA; via the coding sequence ATGCGGCAGCTCGACGACCGCGCGGTCCGGCTGTTCGTCGCGCTGGCGGCGTTCTTCTGCGCCAACGCGGTGCTGGCGGAGTTCATCGGGGTCAAGATCTTCGCGCTGGAAGGCACGCTGGGCATCGCCCCGCTGCACTGGAACCTGCTCGGCCAGAGCGGCACGCTCGATTTCACCGCCGGCACGGTGATCTGGCCGATCGTGTTCATCATGACCGACACGGTCAACGAGTACTTCGGCAAGCGCGGCGTGCGGATGATCAGCTGGCTGGCCGCCGGGCTGGTGGCCTACGGCTTCCTGTTCGCCTACATCGCCATCCACCTCGCGCCGGCGACGTGGTGGGTGGGCGCGGCGAAGGAGCAGGGCGTGCCCGACTATCAGGCCGCCTTCGCCGCGATCTTCGGCCAGGGCATGTGGATCACCGTGGGCTCGCTGGTCGCGTTCCTGATCGGCCAGCTGATCGACATCCACGTGTTCCACCACATCCGCCGCCGCACCGGCGAGCGCCACGCCTGGCTGCGCGCCACCGGCTCCACCGCGGTGTCGCAGCTGGTGGACAGCTTCGTGGTGCTGTACATCGCCTTCGTGATCGGCCCGCAGCACTGGCCGACCTCGCTGTTCCTGGCCGTCGGCACGCTCAATTACTGCTACAAGATGCTGGCGGCCATCGCGCTGATCCCGCTGCTGTACCTGGCCCGCGCCGGCATCCACCGCTACCTGGGCCATGACCGCGCCGCGCAGCTGCGCGAGCAGGCCGCCGGCACGGCGTGA
- a CDS encoding DUF502 domain-containing protein, whose amino-acid sequence MSASPSFGQRLQRLFLTGLLTLLPLWLTWVVVKFVFVLLGGLSQPLIEPGLQGIAAGNPRTFGWLVEPWVKNAIAMVATVGAILLAGWLARRVVGQTLLRWFEALVARIPLASTIYGSARKLLDILQTKPDGTQRVVLIDFPHNEMKTLGFVTRVMREIGTGRELAAVYVPTTPNPTSGYLEIVPMEKITPTDWTVDQAMSFIISGGAVAPDSIPFAPPSPPPATAS is encoded by the coding sequence ATGTCCGCATCTCCTTCATTCGGCCAACGCCTGCAGCGCCTGTTCCTGACCGGCCTGCTCACTCTGCTGCCGCTGTGGCTGACCTGGGTGGTGGTGAAGTTCGTTTTCGTGCTGCTGGGCGGCCTCAGCCAGCCGCTGATCGAGCCCGGCCTGCAGGGCATCGCCGCCGGCAATCCGCGCACCTTCGGCTGGCTGGTGGAGCCGTGGGTGAAGAACGCGATCGCGATGGTCGCCACCGTCGGCGCGATCCTGCTGGCCGGCTGGCTGGCCCGGCGCGTGGTCGGGCAGACCTTGCTGCGCTGGTTCGAGGCGCTGGTGGCGCGCATCCCGCTGGCCAGCACCATCTACGGCAGTGCGCGCAAGCTGCTGGACATCCTGCAGACCAAGCCGGACGGCACCCAGCGGGTGGTGCTGATCGACTTCCCGCACAACGAGATGAAGACGCTGGGCTTCGTCACCCGCGTCATGCGCGAGATCGGCACTGGCCGCGAACTGGCGGCGGTGTACGTGCCGACCACGCCCAACCCGACCTCCGGCTACCTGGAGATCGTGCCGATGGAGAAGATCACGCCCACCGACTGGACGGTGGACCAGGCGATGAGCTTCATCATCAGCGGCGGCGCGGTGGCGCCGGACAGCATCCCGTTCGCGCCGCCATCGCCGCCGCCGGCGACGGCGTCCTGA
- a CDS encoding GGDEF domain-containing protein, whose amino-acid sequence MQPLDDGVYQALLMDLLLASALLALFAYVARLSRDVRGVAAWGAAHFAYTTGATVLDAIAPIVAGAGHPGLAVAVMHGGVMLACAGMAGLAVAVIGFVRQRPLRQWELGLVPAGAALSLAVWIGGGGRDAQTVALTIVELGAFLLMGWHLLALRNRPERVPARLMVACCAVLFVLYGSVVPGWSRGHFGFGEIWVSVDVSIWFMLNFCMLMLASFRAAEGLRRSAMTDPLTGALNRRGVEDALRSRAHPLAAGAAPDAAISLDIDRFKAINDRHGHAAGDDTLRRLAETVREQLRADDLFERAGGDEFTVLLRHSGPAAALEVAERIRAAVKARAMHAAAAAGEVTVSVGVHADAGARVEQLVRGADAALYRAKQQGRDRVVALADLAGDGTLDG is encoded by the coding sequence ATGCAGCCGCTGGACGACGGGGTTTACCAAGCGCTGTTGATGGATCTGCTGCTGGCGTCGGCGCTGCTGGCCCTGTTCGCCTACGTGGCCCGGCTGTCGCGCGACGTGCGCGGCGTGGCCGCCTGGGGCGCGGCGCATTTCGCCTACACCACCGGCGCCACCGTGCTGGACGCGATCGCGCCGATCGTGGCCGGCGCGGGGCATCCCGGCCTGGCCGTGGCGGTCATGCACGGCGGAGTGATGCTGGCCTGCGCCGGCATGGCCGGGCTGGCGGTGGCGGTGATCGGGTTCGTGCGGCAGCGGCCGCTGCGCCAGTGGGAACTCGGATTGGTGCCGGCGGGCGCGGCGCTGTCGCTGGCGGTCTGGATCGGCGGCGGCGGGCGCGATGCGCAGACGGTGGCGCTGACCATCGTCGAACTGGGCGCGTTCCTGCTGATGGGCTGGCACCTGCTGGCCCTGCGCAACCGGCCCGAACGCGTGCCGGCCCGGCTGATGGTGGCGTGCTGCGCGGTGCTGTTCGTGCTGTACGGCAGCGTGGTGCCCGGCTGGTCGCGCGGACACTTCGGCTTCGGCGAGATCTGGGTCAGCGTGGACGTCTCGATCTGGTTCATGCTCAATTTCTGCATGCTGATGCTGGCCAGCTTCCGCGCCGCCGAGGGCCTGCGCCGCAGCGCGATGACCGATCCGCTGACAGGCGCGCTGAACCGGCGCGGCGTCGAGGACGCGCTGCGCTCGCGCGCGCATCCGCTGGCCGCCGGCGCGGCGCCCGACGCCGCGATCAGCCTCGACATCGACCGCTTCAAGGCCATCAACGACCGCCACGGCCACGCCGCTGGCGACGACACCCTGCGCCGCCTGGCCGAAACGGTGCGCGAGCAGCTGCGCGCGGACGACCTGTTCGAGCGCGCCGGCGGCGACGAATTCACGGTCCTGCTGCGGCACTCCGGGCCGGCGGCGGCGCTGGAAGTGGCCGAACGCATCCGCGCGGCGGTGAAGGCGCGGGCGATGCATGCGGCTGCGGCGGCGGGCGAGGTGACGGTCAGCGTCGGCGTGCATGCCGACGCCGGCGCTCGGGTGGAGCAGCTGGTGCGCGGCGCGGATGCCGCGCTGTACCGCGCCAAGCAGCAGGGCCGCGACCGCGTGGTCGCGCTGGCGGACTTGGCCGGCGACGGGACGCTGGACGGCTGA
- the dxs gene encoding 1-deoxy-D-xylulose-5-phosphate synthase: MSSASIDASRYPRLSRIDSPADLRQLPESDVRAVADELRAFLIESVGKSGGHFGAGLGVVELTTVLHYLYDTPDDRIVWDVGHQCYPHKILTGRRDRIHTVKQKDGVAPFPKREESEYDTFGVGHSSTSISAALGMAIANARAGNDRRVVAVIGDGAMTAGMAWEALGHAGGMDEDPDLLVILNDNRMSISEAVGGLTKMLGRMSGNRTLNAIREGGKKLLGDKKKSPPARFVKRWEEHWKGMFVPSTLFEQMGFHYTGPIDGHDTDALLATLKTLRGLKGPQLLHVITTKGKGYELAEGDQIGYHAVSPFDPEKGVVSKPGAAKKPTYTDVFGDWLCDMAAADPKLLGITPAMREGSGLVRFSQEYPQRYFDVAIAEQHAVTLAAGMACEGDKPVVAIYSTFLQRAYDQLVHDVAIQNLDVLFAIDRGGVVGPDGATHAGNLDLSYLRCVPNMLVMAPADENECRQMLSTGFRHEGPAAVRYPRGTGPGVAVRPTLDTLPVGKAEIRRQGARLALLAFGALVPAAQQVGEELGLSVVNMRFVKPLDRALILELAKTHEGFVTLEDNVVAGGAGSGVAELLADAGIALPILHLGLPDAFQHHASREDLLAEAGLDVAGIRAAVLRRWPRLAAQATDAARSA, from the coding sequence ATGTCCAGTGCAAGCATCGATGCTTCCCGCTACCCCCGGCTGTCGCGGATCGACAGCCCGGCCGACCTGCGCCAGCTGCCGGAATCCGACGTGCGCGCGGTCGCCGACGAACTGCGCGCCTTCCTGATCGAATCGGTGGGCAAGTCCGGCGGGCATTTCGGCGCGGGCCTGGGCGTGGTGGAGCTGACCACCGTCCTGCACTACCTGTACGACACGCCGGACGACCGCATCGTCTGGGACGTGGGCCACCAGTGCTACCCGCACAAGATCCTGACAGGTCGTCGCGACCGCATCCACACGGTCAAGCAGAAGGACGGCGTGGCGCCGTTCCCCAAGCGCGAGGAGTCCGAGTACGACACCTTCGGCGTCGGCCATTCCTCGACCTCGATCTCGGCCGCGCTGGGCATGGCGATCGCCAACGCCCGCGCCGGCAACGACCGCCGGGTGGTGGCGGTGATCGGCGACGGCGCGATGACCGCGGGCATGGCCTGGGAAGCGCTGGGCCACGCCGGCGGCATGGACGAGGACCCCGATCTGCTGGTGATCCTCAACGACAACCGCATGTCGATCAGCGAGGCGGTGGGCGGGCTGACCAAGATGCTCGGCCGGATGAGCGGCAACCGCACCCTCAACGCGATCCGCGAGGGCGGCAAGAAGCTGCTCGGCGACAAGAAAAAGAGCCCGCCGGCGCGCTTCGTCAAGCGCTGGGAGGAACACTGGAAGGGCATGTTCGTGCCGTCCACCCTGTTCGAGCAGATGGGCTTCCACTACACCGGCCCCATCGACGGCCACGACACCGACGCGCTGCTGGCGACGCTGAAGACGCTCAGGGGCCTGAAGGGCCCGCAGCTGCTGCACGTCATCACCACCAAGGGCAAGGGCTACGAGCTGGCCGAGGGCGACCAGATCGGCTACCACGCGGTCAGCCCGTTCGATCCCGAGAAGGGCGTGGTGTCCAAGCCGGGCGCCGCGAAGAAGCCCACCTATACCGACGTGTTCGGCGACTGGCTCTGCGACATGGCCGCCGCCGACCCGAAGCTGCTCGGCATCACCCCGGCGATGCGCGAAGGCTCCGGCCTGGTGCGCTTCAGCCAGGAATATCCGCAGCGCTATTTCGACGTCGCCATCGCCGAGCAGCACGCGGTCACGCTGGCCGCCGGCATGGCCTGCGAGGGCGACAAGCCGGTGGTCGCGATCTACTCCACCTTCCTGCAGCGCGCCTACGACCAGCTGGTGCACGACGTGGCGATCCAGAACCTGGACGTGCTGTTCGCCATCGACCGCGGCGGCGTGGTCGGCCCGGACGGCGCCACCCACGCCGGCAACCTCGACCTCAGCTACCTGCGCTGCGTGCCGAACATGCTGGTGATGGCGCCCGCCGACGAGAACGAATGCCGGCAGATGCTCAGCACCGGCTTCCGGCACGAAGGCCCGGCCGCCGTGCGCTACCCGCGCGGCACCGGCCCCGGCGTGGCGGTGCGGCCGACGCTGGACACGCTGCCGGTCGGCAAGGCGGAAATCCGCCGGCAGGGCGCGCGCCTCGCCCTGCTCGCTTTCGGCGCGCTGGTGCCGGCGGCGCAGCAGGTCGGCGAGGAACTCGGCCTGAGCGTGGTCAACATGCGCTTCGTCAAGCCGCTGGATCGCGCGCTGATCCTGGAACTGGCGAAGACCCACGAGGGCTTCGTCACCCTGGAAGACAACGTGGTGGCCGGCGGCGCCGGCAGCGGCGTGGCCGAGCTGCTGGCCGACGCCGGCATCGCCCTGCCGATCCTGCACCTCGGCCTGCCCGATGCGTTCCAGCACCACGCCAGCCGCGAAGACCTGCTGGCGGAAGCCGGGCTGGACGTCGCCGGTATCCGCGCGGCGGTGCTCAGGCGCTGGCCCCGGCTCGCCGCGCAGGCGACGGACGCGGCGCGCAGCGCCTGA